Proteins encoded in a region of the Streptomyces akebiae genome:
- a CDS encoding glucarate dehydratase family protein, which translates to MRDLTITEVRLTPILVADPPLLNTQGVHQPYTPRLIVEVVTADGTTGVGETYGDTKYLELARPFAQKLVGRQVSDLNGLFVLADEVAVDGARVSGQVDVGGLRGVQTADKLRLSVVSGFEVACLDALGKALGLPVHALLGGKVRDTVEYSAYLFYKWADHPEGVVSERDDWGAALDPAGVVEQARRFKERYGFTSFKLKGGVFPPDEEVAAIRALAGAFPGHPLRLDPNGAWSVETSLKVADALGDVLEYLEDPALGTPAMAEVAARTSVPLATNMCVTTFAEIEEAFTQGAVQVVLSDHHYWGGLRNTRELAAICRTFGVGVSMHSNTHLGISLAAMTHVASTVPGLHHACDSHYPWQSEDVLTTRLTFEDGAVRVSDAPGLGVELDRDRLEFLHRRWLDDDGSLRDRDDAAAMRVAEPGWVTPAVPRW; encoded by the coding sequence ATCCGTGACCTGACCATCACCGAGGTCCGGCTGACCCCGATCCTGGTGGCCGACCCGCCGCTGCTGAACACCCAGGGGGTGCACCAGCCGTACACCCCCCGGCTGATCGTGGAGGTGGTGACCGCCGACGGGACCACGGGGGTGGGCGAGACGTACGGCGACACCAAGTACCTGGAGCTGGCCAGGCCCTTCGCGCAGAAACTGGTGGGCCGGCAGGTCAGCGATCTGAACGGGCTCTTCGTGCTCGCCGACGAGGTGGCCGTCGACGGGGCGCGGGTCTCCGGGCAGGTCGACGTGGGTGGGCTGCGCGGTGTCCAGACGGCCGACAAGCTGCGCCTGTCGGTGGTGTCGGGGTTCGAGGTCGCCTGTCTCGACGCGCTCGGCAAGGCGCTGGGGCTGCCCGTGCACGCGCTGCTCGGCGGGAAGGTGCGGGACACCGTGGAGTACAGCGCGTACCTCTTCTACAAGTGGGCCGACCACCCCGAGGGCGTCGTGAGCGAGCGGGACGACTGGGGTGCCGCCCTGGACCCGGCCGGGGTCGTGGAGCAGGCCCGGAGGTTCAAGGAGCGGTACGGGTTCACGTCGTTCAAGCTCAAGGGGGGTGTCTTCCCGCCGGACGAGGAGGTCGCGGCGATCCGTGCGCTGGCCGGGGCGTTCCCCGGGCATCCGCTGCGGCTGGACCCGAACGGGGCCTGGTCCGTGGAGACTTCGCTGAAGGTCGCGGACGCGCTGGGGGACGTGCTCGAATACCTGGAGGACCCGGCGCTCGGGACGCCCGCGATGGCCGAGGTGGCGGCGCGGACGTCGGTACCGCTGGCCACCAACATGTGCGTGACGACCTTCGCGGAGATCGAGGAGGCGTTCACGCAGGGGGCCGTGCAGGTCGTCCTCTCCGACCACCACTACTGGGGCGGGCTGCGCAACACGCGTGAACTGGCCGCGATCTGCCGGACGTTCGGGGTCGGCGTGTCCATGCACTCCAACACCCACCTGGGGATCAGCCTCGCGGCGATGACGCACGTGGCGTCCACGGTCCCCGGCCTCCACCATGCCTGCGACTCCCACTACCCCTGGCAGTCCGAGGACGTCCTCACCACGCGGCTCACCTTCGAGGACGGGGCGGTACGGGTGTCGGACGCGCCGGGCCTCGGGGTCGAACTGGACCGGGACAGGCTGGAGTTCCTGCACAGGCGGTGGCTGGACGACGACGGTTCGCTGAGGGACCGCGACGACGCGGCGGCGATGCGGGTGGCGGAGCCGGGGTGGGTGACCCCGGCGGTGCCTCGCTGGTAG
- a CDS encoding 16S rRNA (uracil(1498)-N(3))-methyltransferase, whose amino-acid sequence MTAPVFVVDSLDLPDGCGGELVLDGPEGRHAVSVKRLRAGEDVVLTDGRGRWAEGIVKAAEGKDRLVVMDLETVHEQPAAQPRITVVQALPKGDRGELAVETMTEVGIDAIVPWAASRCITQWKGERGQKALAKWRATAREAGKQSRRVRFPEVADAATGKQVAELLAKADFAAVLHESGDETLATAELPTAGEIVLVVGPEGGVSPEELALFGEAGAGAYRLGPSVLRTSTAGTAAGALLLGRTGRWS is encoded by the coding sequence ATGACCGCACCGGTGTTCGTGGTCGACTCGCTGGACCTGCCGGACGGCTGCGGCGGCGAGCTCGTCCTCGACGGACCCGAGGGCCGGCACGCCGTCTCCGTGAAGCGGCTGCGGGCCGGTGAGGACGTGGTCCTCACGGACGGGCGCGGCCGCTGGGCCGAGGGGATCGTCAAGGCCGCCGAGGGCAAGGACCGGCTCGTGGTCATGGACCTGGAGACCGTGCACGAGCAGCCCGCGGCGCAGCCCCGGATCACCGTCGTCCAGGCGCTGCCCAAGGGCGACCGGGGCGAGCTGGCCGTCGAGACCATGACCGAGGTCGGTATCGACGCGATCGTGCCCTGGGCCGCCTCCCGCTGCATCACCCAATGGAAGGGCGAGCGGGGGCAGAAGGCCCTCGCCAAGTGGCGGGCCACCGCCCGCGAGGCGGGCAAGCAGTCCCGCCGGGTGCGGTTCCCCGAGGTCGCCGACGCGGCCACGGGCAAGCAGGTCGCGGAGCTGCTGGCGAAGGCCGACTTCGCCGCGGTCCTGCACGAGAGCGGCGACGAGACACTGGCCACGGCCGAGCTGCCGACGGCCGGGGAGATCGTGCTCGTCGTGGGGCCCGAGGGGGGCGTGTCGCCGGAGGAGCTGGCGCTCTTCGGCGAGGCGGGCGCGGGGGCGTACCGACTCGGGCCCAGTGTGCTGCGTACATCGACCGCCGGGACGGCGGCCGGGGCGTTGCTGCTGGGCCGAACCGGACGCTGGTCCTGA
- a CDS encoding MFS transporter: MSPRTTTPPWPLVALFTAGYLAAYLLPTTVGRLDAALPLTTTEAGAVGSALLLGSATAGFTLAAHVARLGPRRLARAGLLLAAAGYGTAALTTALPAVVAGAVLGGFGSGTATAVAATGIAAQRDPHRVSTTGLLSVSALAGALYLTLPRLGPGHGLPLAALALTALLTLPATARLAAPVATAQVARERGPLPHPRHGLTLAVTLLLWSLAQNSLWGVSGRIGTTQAGLSEVTVGAVFATALGAGLLGVIGASALGVRFGRALPIGVGTALISGCIALSATATDLTSFATGEIAWNALYPVVLSYLIGLAASLDPRGRWAVLIGSASSLGTAAGPLVGSLLSAHAGYPAMGAILAVGLLLITAPMTWVALRTTTPTTEHARYEEQATAGRPEYRPAA; this comes from the coding sequence GTGTCCCCCCGCACCACCACCCCGCCCTGGCCCCTCGTCGCCCTTTTCACGGCCGGGTATCTCGCCGCGTACCTCCTGCCCACCACCGTGGGCAGACTCGACGCGGCACTCCCCCTCACCACCACCGAGGCCGGCGCCGTCGGCAGTGCGCTGCTGCTGGGTTCGGCCACGGCCGGCTTCACGCTCGCCGCCCACGTGGCACGCCTCGGCCCCCGCCGCCTCGCCCGGGCGGGCCTGCTGCTCGCCGCCGCCGGCTACGGCACCGCCGCTCTCACCACCGCCCTGCCCGCGGTGGTCGCGGGCGCGGTCCTCGGCGGCTTCGGTTCCGGTACGGCGACCGCCGTGGCCGCCACCGGGATCGCCGCGCAGCGCGACCCGCACCGGGTGTCGACGACGGGCCTGTTGAGCGTCTCGGCGCTGGCGGGCGCGCTGTATCTGACGCTCCCCCGCCTGGGCCCGGGTCACGGCCTCCCCCTCGCCGCCCTCGCCCTCACGGCCCTGCTCACCCTCCCGGCCACCGCCCGGCTCGCCGCCCCGGTGGCCACGGCCCAGGTCGCCCGGGAACGGGGCCCGCTCCCCCACCCGCGCCACGGTCTGACCCTTGCCGTCACGCTCCTGCTGTGGTCCCTGGCGCAGAACTCCCTCTGGGGCGTCAGCGGCCGGATCGGCACCACCCAGGCCGGGCTCTCCGAGGTCACCGTCGGCGCCGTCTTCGCGACGGCGCTCGGCGCGGGCCTGCTGGGGGTGATCGGGGCGAGTGCGCTGGGCGTGCGCTTCGGCCGCGCGCTGCCCATCGGCGTCGGCACGGCGCTCATCTCCGGCTGTATCGCGCTCAGCGCCACCGCGACCGACCTGACGTCCTTCGCCACGGGTGAGATCGCCTGGAACGCGCTCTACCCGGTCGTCCTGTCGTACCTCATCGGCCTCGCCGCCTCCCTCGACCCGCGTGGCCGCTGGGCGGTCCTGATCGGCTCCGCGTCCTCACTCGGCACGGCCGCCGGGCCCCTCGTCGGCAGCCTGCTCTCCGCTCACGCCGGCTATCCGGCGATGGGCGCGATCCTGGCCGTGGGCCTGCTCCTGATCACGGCCCCCATGACCTGGGTGGCCCTGCGCACCACGACGCCCACGACGGAACACGCCCGCTACGAGGAGCAGGCGACCGCCGGGCGACCGGAGTACCGCCCGGCGGCCTGA
- a CDS encoding S41 family peptidase has product MTQLAYFRYPHLHGDLVAFTAEDDVWVAPLDGGRAWRVSADNVPVNHPRISPDGTTVAWTSTRDGAPEVHIAPVDGGSAKRLTYWGSWRTQVRGWTPDGRVLALSTHGQASLRRSWARAVPLDGGPATTLPYGPVGDVAHGPATVLLSAPMGREAAWWKRYRGGTAGKLWIDRADEGAEGAGEFVRLHTELDGNLEYPMWVGDRIAFLSDHEGVGALYSSLGDGSDLRRHTPVDGFYARHAATDGTRVVYASAGELWLLDDLAGAEPRRLDIRLGGQRVDLQPFPVNASRWFGSASPDHTARGSAVSVRGSIHWITHRSGPARALAAEDGVRARLPRTFRVEGEEWVVWVTDAEGDDALEFAPATGVGPGATPRRLAAGQLGRVLGLAVAPDGSRVAVAADDGRVLLVERETGEVREVDRSEDGEVTGLVFSPDSAWLAWSHPGPRPLRQLKLANTADLSVTEATPLRFQDFSPTFTLDGKHLAFLSARAFDPVYDEHVFDLHFVSGARPHLITLAATTPSPFGPQRHGRPFEAPDKDETPDSEGAPATRIDLEGLADRIVPFPVEAARYSTLRAAKDGVLWLRHPVTGVLGHLRATPDDPDPKTSLERYDLAQRRLEYLASDADHFAVSGDGKRVLLWTDGKLKVVPSDRRASGDDDSDTNVTVDLSRIRRTVDPAAEWRQMFDETGRLMRDNFWRPDLGGVDWSGVLDRYRPVLRRVATHDDLVDLLWEVQGELGTSHAYVTPRGRGGSGDRRQGLLGADISRHEDGPQGTPLWRIDRVLPSETSDPDAHSPLAAPGVAVRAGDAIIAVGGQPVDPLAGPGPLLVGTAGKAVELTVLPSGGGDLRHPVVVPISDEEPLRYHAWVADRRAYVHEKSGGRLGYLHVPDMVGSGWAQLHRDLRIEVAREGLVVDVRENRGGHTSQLVVEKLARRIVGWDLPRGMRASSYPDDAPRGPVVAVANEFSGSDGDIVNAAIKALGIGPVVGTRTWGGVVGIDSRYRLVDGTLVTQPKYAFWLEGYGWGVENHGVDPDVEVVQAPQDHAAGRDPQLDEAIRIALEGLESAPAKVAPSLPGS; this is encoded by the coding sequence GTGACTCAGCTCGCGTATTTCCGGTATCCGCATCTGCACGGCGACCTGGTCGCCTTCACCGCCGAGGACGACGTGTGGGTCGCGCCTCTGGACGGCGGCCGTGCCTGGCGGGTCAGCGCGGACAACGTACCCGTGAACCATCCGCGGATCTCCCCGGACGGCACCACCGTCGCGTGGACCTCCACCCGGGACGGCGCACCCGAGGTGCATATCGCGCCCGTCGACGGTGGATCGGCCAAGCGCCTGACGTACTGGGGGAGTTGGCGCACCCAGGTGCGCGGCTGGACACCCGACGGTCGGGTCCTCGCGCTCAGCACCCACGGCCAGGCCAGCCTGCGGCGGAGCTGGGCTCGCGCCGTGCCGCTCGACGGCGGACCGGCCACCACCCTCCCCTACGGGCCGGTCGGCGACGTCGCCCACGGGCCCGCCACCGTGCTGCTGTCCGCGCCGATGGGCCGCGAGGCCGCCTGGTGGAAGCGGTACCGGGGCGGCACGGCGGGCAAACTGTGGATCGACCGGGCCGACGAGGGTGCCGAGGGCGCCGGGGAATTCGTGCGCCTGCACACCGAGTTGGACGGCAACCTCGAATACCCGATGTGGGTCGGGGACCGGATCGCGTTCCTCTCCGACCACGAGGGCGTCGGGGCGCTCTACTCCTCCCTCGGTGACGGCTCCGACCTGCGCCGGCACACCCCGGTCGACGGTTTCTACGCCCGGCACGCGGCCACCGACGGCACCCGGGTCGTGTACGCGTCCGCCGGGGAGCTGTGGCTGCTGGACGACCTGGCCGGCGCCGAGCCGCGCAGGCTCGACATCCGGCTGGGCGGACAGCGCGTCGACCTCCAGCCGTTCCCGGTGAACGCCTCCCGCTGGTTCGGGTCCGCCTCGCCCGATCACACCGCCCGGGGCAGCGCCGTCTCCGTGCGCGGCTCGATCCACTGGATCACCCACCGCTCCGGCCCCGCCCGCGCGCTCGCCGCCGAGGACGGCGTACGGGCCCGGCTGCCCCGCACCTTCCGGGTGGAGGGCGAGGAGTGGGTGGTGTGGGTGACGGACGCGGAGGGCGACGACGCGCTGGAGTTCGCCCCGGCGACCGGCGTCGGTCCCGGCGCCACCCCGCGCCGCCTCGCCGCCGGGCAGCTGGGCCGTGTCCTCGGGCTCGCCGTGGCCCCCGACGGCAGCCGGGTCGCCGTCGCCGCCGACGACGGCCGCGTGCTGCTCGTCGAGCGGGAGACCGGCGAGGTGCGCGAGGTCGACCGCAGCGAGGACGGCGAGGTGACCGGGCTGGTCTTCTCGCCCGACTCGGCCTGGCTCGCCTGGTCGCACCCCGGCCCGCGCCCGCTGCGCCAGCTCAAGCTCGCCAACACCGCCGACCTGTCCGTCACCGAGGCGACCCCGCTGCGCTTCCAGGACTTCTCGCCGACGTTCACGCTCGACGGCAAACACCTCGCCTTCCTCTCCGCGCGCGCCTTCGACCCCGTCTACGACGAACACGTATTCGACCTGCACTTCGTCAGCGGCGCCCGCCCGCACCTCATCACGCTCGCGGCGACCACCCCGTCCCCCTTCGGGCCGCAGCGCCACGGCCGGCCGTTCGAGGCGCCCGACAAGGACGAGACCCCGGACAGCGAGGGCGCCCCCGCCACCCGGATCGACCTCGAAGGGCTCGCCGACCGGATCGTCCCCTTCCCGGTCGAGGCCGCCCGCTACTCCACGCTCCGCGCCGCCAAGGACGGCGTGCTGTGGCTGCGCCACCCCGTCACCGGCGTCCTCGGCCATCTGCGGGCCACCCCCGACGACCCGGACCCGAAGACCTCCCTGGAGCGGTACGACCTCGCCCAGCGGCGCCTGGAGTATCTGGCGTCCGACGCCGACCACTTCGCCGTCAGCGGCGACGGCAAACGGGTCCTGCTGTGGACCGACGGCAAGCTCAAGGTCGTCCCCAGCGACCGGCGTGCCTCCGGCGACGACGACAGCGACACCAACGTCACGGTCGACCTCTCGCGCATCCGGCGGACCGTCGACCCGGCCGCCGAGTGGCGCCAGATGTTCGACGAGACCGGCCGCCTGATGCGGGACAACTTCTGGCGGCCCGACCTGGGCGGAGTCGACTGGTCCGGCGTCCTGGACCGCTACCGCCCCGTCCTTCGGCGGGTGGCCACCCACGACGACCTCGTGGACCTGCTCTGGGAAGTACAGGGCGAGTTGGGCACCTCCCACGCGTACGTCACCCCGCGCGGCCGGGGCGGCTCCGGCGACCGGCGGCAGGGGCTGCTCGGCGCGGACATCTCCCGGCACGAGGACGGTCCCCAGGGCACGCCGCTGTGGCGCATCGACCGGGTGCTGCCGTCGGAGACCTCCGACCCGGACGCGCACTCGCCGCTCGCCGCGCCCGGCGTGGCCGTGCGGGCCGGGGACGCGATCATCGCCGTCGGCGGGCAGCCGGTGGATCCGCTGGCCGGGCCCGGACCGCTGCTGGTCGGCACGGCGGGCAAGGCGGTCGAGCTGACCGTGCTGCCGTCGGGCGGCGGGGATCTGCGGCACCCCGTGGTGGTGCCGATCTCCGACGAGGAGCCCCTGCGGTACCACGCGTGGGTGGCGGACCGGCGGGCGTACGTGCACGAGAAGTCCGGCGGCCGGCTCGGGTATCTCCACGTGCCCGACATGGTCGGTTCCGGCTGGGCCCAGCTCCACCGCGATCTGCGCATCGAGGTCGCGCGGGAGGGGCTGGTCGTGGACGTCCGGGAGAACCGGGGCGGGCACACCTCCCAGCTCGTGGTGGAGAAGCTGGCCCGGCGGATCGTCGGGTGGGACCTGCCGCGGGGGATGCGGGCCAGCAGCTATCCCGACGACGCGCCCCGGGGACCCGTCGTCGCCGTCGCCAACGAGTTCTCCGGGTCCGACGGGGATATCGTCAACGCGGCGATCAAGGCGCTCGGGATCGGGCCGGTGGTCGGTACCCGGACCTGGGGCGGGGTCGTCGGGATCGACAGCCGGTACCGGCTGGTGGACGGGACGCTGGTGACCCAGCCGAAGTACGCGTTCTGGCTGGAGGGTTACGGGTGGGGGGTCGAGAACCACGGGGTCGATCCCGACGTGGAGGTGGTGCAGGCGCCGCAGGACCACGCCGCCGGGCGTGACCCTCAGCTCGACGAGGCCATCCGGATCGCGCTGGAGGGGTTGGAGTCGGCGCCGGCGAAGGTGGCGCCTTCGCTGCCCGGGTCCTAG
- a CDS encoding carbohydrate kinase family protein has translation MTAFKGERPHRPQVDPLRALRAPDDPPWDVYLTGTVFLDIIFTGLDSAPVRGTESWARGMGSSPGGVANMATALARLGLKTSLAAAFGDDHYGEYCWDALEQGEGIDLSTSRTVLGWHSPVTVSMAYEGERTMVSHGHEAPPEQSAPQCAPPARAAVASLAPGVRAPWIAQAAGKGTRIFADVGWDETGAWDLAGLPDLAHCEAFLPNAAEAMRYTRAECPRAAARALTEHVPVAVVTLGAEGAYAVDGRTGETAEVPAIAVEAMDPTGAGDVFVAGFVTGTLAHWPLADRLAFAGLTAALSVQEFGGSLSAPGWAEIAAWWRRVQSVDRQDPAALRRYAFLEDFLPKDHVSPWPLRRAVPTIGFRRSA, from the coding sequence GTGACCGCGTTCAAGGGAGAGCGACCGCACCGGCCCCAGGTCGACCCGCTGAGGGCCCTGCGCGCACCGGATGACCCGCCCTGGGACGTCTATCTGACGGGCACCGTCTTCCTCGACATCATCTTCACCGGGCTCGACTCCGCCCCGGTGCGCGGAACCGAGTCCTGGGCACGCGGGATGGGGTCGAGCCCCGGCGGTGTGGCGAACATGGCCACGGCCCTGGCCCGGCTCGGCCTGAAGACCTCCCTCGCGGCGGCCTTCGGCGACGACCACTACGGCGAGTACTGCTGGGACGCCCTGGAGCAGGGCGAGGGCATCGACCTCTCCACCTCCCGCACGGTCCTCGGCTGGCACTCCCCGGTCACGGTCTCCATGGCGTACGAGGGCGAGCGCACGATGGTCTCCCACGGCCACGAGGCGCCCCCGGAGCAGTCCGCGCCGCAGTGCGCGCCCCCCGCGCGCGCCGCCGTCGCCTCCCTCGCCCCCGGCGTACGCGCCCCCTGGATCGCCCAGGCCGCGGGCAAGGGCACCCGGATCTTCGCGGACGTCGGCTGGGACGAGACCGGCGCCTGGGACCTGGCGGGGCTCCCCGACCTCGCCCACTGCGAGGCGTTCCTGCCCAACGCGGCCGAGGCGATGCGGTACACCCGCGCCGAGTGCCCCCGGGCCGCCGCCCGCGCCCTCACCGAGCACGTCCCGGTGGCCGTGGTGACGCTGGGCGCGGAGGGCGCGTACGCCGTGGACGGGCGGACCGGTGAGACGGCGGAGGTGCCGGCCATCGCCGTGGAGGCGATGGATCCCACGGGCGCGGGCGATGTGTTCGTCGCCGGGTTCGTCACCGGCACGCTGGCCCACTGGCCGCTGGCGGACCGGCTGGCCTTCGCGGGACTGACCGCGGCGCTGTCGGTGCAGGAGTTCGGCGGGTCGCTGTCCGCGCCCGGCTGGGCCGAGATCGCCGCGTGGTGGCGGCGGGTGCAGTCGGTGGACCGCCAGGATCCCGCCGCCCTGCGCCGGTACGCCTTCCTGGAGGACTTCCTCCCGAAGGACCACGTCAGCCCGTGGCCACTGCGACGAGCGGTACCGACGATCGGCTTCCGCCGCTCGGCTTGA
- a CDS encoding adenosine deaminase produces the protein MSLPKAELHLHIEGTLEPELAFALAARNGVALPYADTEALRKAYEFEDLQSFLNLYYELMTVLRTEQDFADLADAYLARAAAQGVRHAEIFFDPQAHGARGVGMGTVVEGLWRALGRSEETHGISTQLILCFLRDESAASALDTLRAAEPYLDRIAGIGLDSAEVGHPPAKFREVYEAAAALGLRRVAHAGEEGPPEYITEALDVLGVERVDHGLRCMEDPALVERLVRERIPLTLCPLSNVRLRAVDTLADHPLPAMLDAGLLCTVNSDDPAYFGGYAGDNFDAVRRTLGLSEDRLRELARNSFTASFLEHDEERRARYLAEVDAYEFG, from the coding sequence ATGTCCCTCCCCAAAGCTGAACTGCACCTGCACATCGAAGGAACCCTGGAGCCGGAGCTGGCCTTCGCACTGGCCGCCCGGAACGGGGTCGCGCTGCCGTACGCGGACACCGAAGCGCTGCGCAAGGCCTACGAGTTCGAGGATCTGCAGTCCTTTCTGAACCTGTACTACGAGCTGATGACGGTCCTGCGCACCGAGCAGGACTTCGCGGACCTGGCCGACGCCTATCTCGCCCGCGCCGCCGCCCAGGGCGTACGCCACGCCGAGATCTTCTTCGACCCGCAGGCCCATGGGGCGCGGGGCGTCGGGATGGGCACGGTCGTCGAGGGGCTGTGGCGGGCGCTGGGCCGGAGCGAGGAGACGCACGGCATCTCCACCCAGTTGATCCTCTGCTTCCTGCGGGACGAGTCCGCCGCGTCGGCGCTCGACACGCTGAGGGCCGCCGAGCCGTATCTCGACCGGATCGCCGGGATCGGACTGGACTCGGCCGAGGTCGGGCATCCGCCGGCCAAGTTCCGTGAGGTGTACGAGGCGGCCGCCGCGCTCGGACTGCGACGCGTCGCGCACGCGGGGGAGGAGGGCCCGCCGGAGTACATCACCGAGGCCCTCGACGTCCTCGGGGTCGAGCGGGTCGACCACGGGCTGCGTTGCATGGAGGACCCGGCCCTCGTCGAGCGGCTGGTGCGCGAGCGGATCCCGCTGACGCTCTGCCCGCTCTCCAACGTCCGGCTGCGCGCCGTCGACACCCTCGCCGACCACCCCCTGCCCGCCATGCTCGACGCGGGCCTGCTCTGCACGGTCAACTCCGACGACCCGGCCTACTTCGGCGGGTACGCCGGCGACAACTTCGACGCCGTGCGCCGCACCCTCGGCCTGAGCGAGGACCGGCTGCGGGAGCTTGCCCGCAACTCCTTCACCGCGTCCTTCCTGGAGCACGACGAGGAGCGGCGGGCCCGCTATCTCGCCGAGGTGGACGCGTACGAGTTCGGGTGA
- a CDS encoding histidine triad nucleotide-binding protein translates to MAGEPQDDCLFCKIVAGHVPATIVRETETTVAFRDINPQAPTHVLVIPKAHYADAATLATAAPDLAADVLRETQAVADEDKLESYRIVFNTGTGAGQTVFHAHAHVVGGRGLQWPPG, encoded by the coding sequence ATGGCTGGGGAGCCGCAGGACGACTGCCTTTTCTGCAAGATCGTCGCGGGACACGTCCCGGCGACGATCGTGAGGGAGACGGAGACGACGGTCGCGTTCCGGGACATCAACCCCCAGGCACCGACCCACGTCCTGGTCATCCCGAAGGCGCACTACGCGGACGCCGCGACACTCGCCACCGCCGCCCCCGACCTGGCCGCGGACGTCCTGCGCGAGACACAGGCCGTCGCGGACGAGGACAAGCTGGAGAGCTACCGCATCGTCTTCAACACCGGCACCGGCGCCGGCCAGACCGTCTTCCACGCGCACGCCCACGTCGTCGGCGGTCGCGGCCTGCAGTGGCCCCCCGGGTGA
- a CDS encoding ribonuclease Z, whose translation MSVRELVVLGTASQVPTRHRNHNGYLLRWGTEGLLFDPGEGTQRQMLRAGVAAHDLNRICVTHFHGDHSLGLAGVIQRINLDRVPHDVTAHYPRSGQRFFDRLRYATAYRETVQLIEAPVEGEGGVLAATPAYTLDARKLSHPVESYGYRLVEPDGRRMLPERLAAHGIKGPDIGLIQREGAIGGVRLEDVSELRRGQRFAFVMDTRLCDGVYALADAADMLVIESTFLNEDIELAVDHGHLTAGQAASVARDCGVRHLVLTHFSQRYTEPEEFERQARAAGFEGELTVAHDLLRVALPKRRESGRTML comes from the coding sequence GTGTCCGTACGTGAACTGGTGGTCCTGGGCACCGCCAGCCAGGTCCCGACCCGGCACCGCAACCACAACGGCTATCTGCTCCGCTGGGGCACCGAGGGGCTCCTCTTCGACCCCGGCGAGGGCACCCAGCGGCAGATGCTGCGCGCCGGGGTCGCCGCACACGACCTGAACCGCATCTGCGTCACCCACTTCCACGGCGACCACTCGCTGGGGCTGGCCGGTGTGATCCAGCGGATCAACCTCGACCGCGTCCCGCACGACGTGACGGCGCACTACCCGCGCTCCGGCCAGCGGTTCTTCGACCGGCTGCGGTACGCCACCGCCTACCGGGAGACGGTCCAGTTGATCGAGGCGCCGGTCGAGGGCGAGGGCGGAGTGCTGGCCGCCACCCCCGCCTACACGCTCGACGCGCGGAAGCTCTCGCACCCCGTCGAGTCGTACGGGTACCGCCTCGTCGAGCCCGACGGACGCCGGATGCTGCCCGAGCGGCTCGCCGCGCACGGGATCAAGGGACCGGACATCGGGCTGATCCAGCGGGAGGGCGCGATCGGCGGCGTCCGGCTGGAGGACGTCAGCGAACTGCGGCGCGGACAGCGGTTCGCGTTCGTCATGGACACCCGGTTGTGCGACGGGGTCTACGCCCTCGCCGACGCGGCCGACATGCTCGTCATCGAGTCCACCTTCCTGAACGAGGACATCGAACTCGCCGTCGACCACGGCCATCTGACAGCCGGTCAGGCGGCTTCCGTCGCCCGCGACTGCGGTGTACGGCATCTCGTCCTCACCCACTTCAGCCAGCGGTACACCGAGCCCGAGGAGTTCGAACGGCAGGCGCGGGCCGCCGGGTTCGAGGGAGAGCTGACCGTGGCGCACGACCTGCTGCGGGTGGCGCTTCCGAAACGGCGTGAGAGCGGCCGTACGATGCTTTGA